A window of Mustela erminea isolate mMusErm1 chromosome 19, mMusErm1.Pri, whole genome shotgun sequence genomic DNA:
ttcctgctctttcttcaaaaatactgttttgtgGAGTATCGAAATCTTTGTGGACGATTGTTTTTTGGCACCTTCACTGTGTTGTTCAATGTGTTCTTGACCCACTGTAAACCGGAAATGAGTGGAAGCAGCTTAGTGTTGATAGTTTCCTGTTGTTAAAGACTAGTATTTGAACGACACACTAGAGATTGTAACTGTGAGATGGGCTCAGGAATTAGATGGGGTTTGAGTTGTTGGAACAAAAAAAAGTGACAGTGTAGAATCCATAGGAGAAATAATAGAATACATATCTGATGACCAAATTGACAGATTGTGACCTACGGTGGCTGGATGCTTACCAATCGCATTTTCCCTGTCTGGACTCCTGGGAGGACAGCATGTCTCAGCTCTTCTTACACTTATTTTGAGACCATGTGAATGAGCCGTGGCCAGTTGGATATAGGCAGAAGTGATGGTGAAATTGTGTCTTAACTGTTCTCACGTTTGTGCACAATTCTGGGGATATCCTCAGTGGTTCTAGATTTCACACCACCCAGGATTTAGTACTCCTTTGGGGGCTTGCAAGTTCAGAGGGGTGGGCTGACGGtgacagtgtttttttgttttttgttttttaagatttttatttactaatttgagaaagagcatgagaggagagaaggtcagagggagaagactccctgtgcagctgggagcctgatgcgggactccatcttCAGGCTccggggtcatgatctgagccacccaggctcccggtGACAGTGTTTTGATAAAGACAGAGCATCATGACCGAAAGCCTCCGAGCTTCATGATCACATATTTGCCCTAAGCAATCAGAAGGGCAGGACGAAGGTCAGATGGGAGACGCAGGGCCGGGCTACTGTGAACTAGACAAGAGGTCCCTTCAGCTCCACCGTCAGCTCGCCCTGACAGCCGCTGGTCCTGACGAGCCGAGATCTGAGTCCTGGGGCCTGTCGTAACGCCTGTGTTGGGCAGCTTGTCTCTCTGTAGTTGAAGACGCTCTCCTGCCACGCTGTTTAAGAAACCACTAAATAAATCAACTAGTTCAAATCTGTGCTTATATGTGAAAATTTTAACCAATACCTGTGAGGCTCCTTTCCGGTCAAGAAGTTGTCGTATTTTGTTAGATAAACAACGTCCAGGATCCCGCAAAGAGCCAGCGCGACTTGGCCTCCCGCAGCCGGGCTAGGTACAGCTAACAGCGAGTGACCTAACGGGAACTAACCGCGTGAGGGGCACGTTAAATCCCGCGAGGGACTTCGTTCCCGTCCGAGTCACGCAGAGCCCGGGTTCCCAACCTGGGACCGGCACCGGGGCCCTGCGACCGGCTGCTCCCGCCCCGCAGTCTCCCGCGCACTGGGGCTGGCTGGCCGCAGACGTCCTCCGCTCCCGCGCCGCCTGGCTTCGGGGGGGGGCCTTCGCCCCTCGCCCGCGGGACTGCGGACGCTTCTCTGCACCGGGGAGCCTGGGCTCTGTTCCCCCGGTTGGCCTGTCGTAGTCCCGAGGACTGCACCCGCCCCTAATCCACAGTGCCCAGAAGCATGGGCTATGGGCTTCCGCCCCGAGCGCCCCACCGCAGACCGCCCGGGGACGCTTCCTGCGCGAGGGGCGGAACTTCCTGCCGCGCCATCCCTGACTGAGCGGCGGCTGGTGGCGCCGCGACCGCGTGGACGGGAGCGCGCGCCGGGGCACTCCGGACCGCGCTGGGCGGGGGAGTGACGTGGCGGGGACCGCCTCCGCGCCCTGGGCCAGCCGTGACGCCCGGCGTCCGTCCCCTCTCCCCGAGACTGTGGCCGGCCTGTGGGACGGGCGCCGCAGGCGCCGCTCCTCCTCCGAGGTCCCCGCTCTCCGTCGCCCAGGCCCCGGGAGGCGGCGGCCCGGCCCCTGTGAGCCTCTCACAGCATCTGAGAGCGCGGTTCGGGCCGCCACACGCCACACGGGCTTTGGCCGACCCCGCCCAAGCTGAGCCCTTGGGACCCACCTGGTCTCCCGCCTCTCGGGCCCTGCTCAGCCTACCCGGACCCCTGGCGTGGCAGGGGCGGCAGCACGGATGAATCCCGCGCAGGTGAGCGGAGCGTCGTCCCGGGCCGCCCCCGACGCGCCCCTCAGTCTCTCACCCTCACGGGCGCCGGTCCTCCTCATGGCCGGTGGGAGGGCGGGGTTCTATTTAATCTCGCCTTTTCTCGGCCGTGGAGGCCCTGGGGGAGGTGGCTTCTGGCGCAGGTGAGGTAACGTGGGGATGTTCCCATTGCTGGCGGCCGGTGGAGTAACACTCGGAAGGGGGACCGAGGCACGGGCGCGGGCATGGGCCAGTACTGGGAGCGAGATTGAGCTGGGAGAGAGCAAGGTCTGCAGTGGGTCCGACGGGaacagagggcaggggaagggcagccCCGCACGCTGGGCCTTTCTTCTGAAAGTCTAGAGCTGAGGACCAAGGTGGTTTGACACAGATTTCCCT
This region includes:
- the LOC116580110 gene encoding translation initiation factor IF-2-like, with product MRRTGAREGERLRGASGAARDDAPLTCAGFIRAAAPATPGVRRGPECPGARSRPRGRGATSRRSVRDGAAGSSAPRAGSVPGRSAVGRSGRKPIAHASGHCGLGAGAVLGTTTGQPGEQSPGSPVQRSVRSPAGEGRRPPPEARRRGSGGRLRPASPSARETAGREQPVAGPRCRSQFPLGHSLLAVPSPAAGGQVALALCGILDVVYLTKYDNFLTGKEPHSVAGERLQLQRDKLPNTGVTTGPRTQISARQDQRLSGRADGGAEGTSCLVHSSPALRLPSDLRPALLIA